In a single window of the Blastopirellula marina genome:
- a CDS encoding FecCD family ABC transporter permease, whose product MMRTTTPWILWCVFEAILLLLMGISLQLGPTSVTGTDMWNACIAYDSASDSQFAIRQIRLPRAILAAVIGASLATSGAIMQGVTRNDLAGPTIMGLSSGGTFCLLMGLLLLPTIGFHEAIWLSFIGAGLGYLTVYSVAFLARGRITPVRLALAGTVISILLSAFTQGLTIYFSLHDELLYWTVGGIANTSWPQVRTALIPVLPGMIGALLLSPSITLLSIGEEVAGGLGQRTRLIRACTTFCVLLLTGGAVAVAGPVGFVGVMTPHVARYLVGYDYRKIIPLTALLGAILTVAADIASRTMIDGQEVPLGLFTSMVGATFFIALARRRSSHRGGKR is encoded by the coding sequence ATGATGCGCACGACAACCCCTTGGATATTGTGGTGTGTATTCGAAGCAATATTGCTACTGCTGATGGGTATCTCGCTGCAATTGGGTCCTACTTCGGTAACGGGCACTGATATGTGGAATGCCTGTATAGCGTACGATAGTGCCTCAGATTCGCAATTTGCAATTCGTCAAATTCGCCTCCCACGAGCAATTTTGGCAGCGGTCATTGGCGCTTCGCTGGCAACTTCCGGAGCGATCATGCAAGGGGTGACTCGCAACGATTTGGCTGGTCCGACCATCATGGGGCTTAGCAGTGGTGGAACGTTTTGTTTACTGATGGGCTTACTATTACTGCCAACCATTGGCTTTCACGAGGCAATCTGGCTTTCGTTCATCGGAGCCGGCCTTGGTTACTTGACGGTTTACAGTGTGGCATTTCTAGCCCGCGGGAGGATTACGCCAGTTCGTTTGGCATTGGCTGGAACCGTGATTTCGATCTTGCTGAGCGCATTCACTCAAGGCTTGACCATCTACTTCTCCCTTCATGACGAATTGCTTTACTGGACGGTGGGTGGCATCGCAAATACCTCGTGGCCACAAGTGAGGACCGCGCTGATACCAGTCTTGCCTGGCATGATAGGGGCCCTACTACTTTCTCCTTCGATCACCCTACTAAGCATCGGCGAAGAAGTCGCTGGCGGGTTGGGACAACGAACACGGTTGATCCGCGCTTGCACCACGTTTTGCGTGTTGCTGCTCACCGGTGGAGCTGTCGCGGTCGCGGGTCCAGTCGGCTTTGTCGGTGTTATGACGCCACACGTGGCCCGCTACTTGGTTGGCTATGACTATCGCAAGATCATCCCGTTGACTGCACTGCTAGGAGCGATCTTAACGGTTGCGGCCGACATCGCATCTCGGACAATGATTGATGGGCAGGAAGTTCCACTGGGTCTGTTCACTTCGATGGTTGGCGCTACCTTTTTCATCGCATTGGCGAGGCGGAGAAGTTCGCACCGCGGAGGGAAGCGATGA
- a CDS encoding ABC transporter substrate-binding protein: protein MSIVLRPQNSATIRVEHLSGTSEVPTHPKKVCALAFIDELLAIGVRPLAASSSATGFPDYLRSQLDEVVPIYQMMGTMMPDFERIALLQPDVIITSNVDPQTYAQLSKIAPVVDLMRSSWDDQQRILDIGLLFGKAQEARAVLAAYQAKVVAAKQVLNEKVRERPVAFFRVFGRQMYIHGHTRGGLLLYDELGLTPPALINDSPRGYMLSPEALLQLDAEYLFVAAEKNLGARRSWECLLNHPAWQRVPAVKLRNVYPIRAQQQWLVPGIQGKSRMIDEIISALAPESTESIQQAANEAYEANRP from the coding sequence GTGTCTATCGTTCTCAGGCCGCAAAACAGTGCGACGATCCGTGTTGAGCACCTGTCGGGCACCAGCGAAGTTCCCACTCATCCGAAGAAAGTGTGCGCGCTCGCGTTTATTGACGAGTTGCTGGCGATTGGGGTGAGGCCGTTGGCGGCATCGAGTTCGGCGACTGGCTTTCCTGATTATCTTCGTTCGCAGCTTGACGAGGTCGTGCCGATCTATCAAATGATGGGTACGATGATGCCCGATTTCGAGAGGATCGCGCTGCTTCAGCCGGACGTGATCATCACGTCAAACGTCGATCCGCAAACGTATGCCCAACTCTCGAAGATTGCCCCTGTCGTCGATCTAATGCGCAGCAGTTGGGACGATCAACAGCGAATCTTGGATATTGGCCTGCTATTCGGCAAAGCGCAGGAAGCACGCGCGGTATTGGCCGCTTATCAGGCAAAAGTCGTCGCAGCTAAACAGGTTCTAAACGAGAAAGTGCGCGAGCGGCCGGTCGCGTTCTTTCGGGTCTTCGGTCGCCAGATGTACATACATGGCCATACCCGCGGTGGGCTTCTACTCTATGACGAACTGGGACTGACACCGCCCGCACTAATTAACGATTCACCGCGTGGCTACATGCTGTCACCTGAGGCGCTCTTACAACTTGACGCGGAGTATTTATTTGTCGCGGCCGAGAAAAATTTGGGCGCGCGACGTTCGTGGGAATGCTTGCTGAACCATCCTGCTTGGCAGCGAGTCCCGGCAGTGAAGCTGAGAAACGTTTATCCGATTCGAGCCCAGCAGCAATGGCTGGTGCCAGGCATCCAAGGCAAGTCGCGCATGATTGACGAAATTATCTCGGCGCTGGCTCCCGAATCAACTGAGTCGATCCAGCAAGCAGCCAATGAAGCGTACGAGGCGAATCGGCCATGA
- a CDS encoding DUF1559 domain-containing protein produces MKGHSSFKRTYHTAGFTLVELLVVIAIIGVLISLLLPAVQQAREAARRMQCTNNMKQIGLALHNYHDTFGKFPCYEFLDLNHWSGHEYKSGWVSNILPYLEQGNLQDQYNFDYTWMHANNANVVTQKLPAFECPSTPSGTELIDTDNFAAEYTSINSNVKGWSSDYAGNSGQRASLLLPNAQNSEGRKGFFVRAYPVRPQGFRDITDGTSHTIAVWESAGRSKVYLFGKIWTDSSGAPLKVSPDNCAWASGNAFFMQSWSRDGTTNGGSYVVNATNRNSQPFSFHPGGLNVLAVDGSVHFVPETINALTYLALVTPAMGEVVSSEGAF; encoded by the coding sequence ATGAAGGGACATTCATCGTTCAAGCGAACGTATCATACTGCCGGCTTTACGTTGGTCGAGCTTCTTGTGGTGATCGCCATTATTGGCGTCTTGATCTCGCTACTATTGCCAGCGGTGCAGCAAGCACGGGAAGCAGCAAGGCGGATGCAATGCACGAACAACATGAAGCAGATCGGCCTGGCGTTGCACAATTACCACGATACTTTCGGCAAATTTCCTTGCTACGAGTTTCTCGATCTCAATCACTGGTCGGGGCATGAGTACAAGTCGGGTTGGGTCAGTAACATCTTGCCATATCTGGAGCAAGGCAACCTCCAGGACCAATACAATTTCGACTATACCTGGATGCACGCAAACAATGCGAATGTGGTCACGCAGAAGCTACCTGCATTCGAGTGTCCCTCGACGCCAAGTGGTACCGAGCTAATTGATACAGACAACTTCGCGGCGGAATATACGAGCATCAATTCCAATGTCAAAGGCTGGTCCTCCGACTATGCCGGGAATAGCGGTCAACGAGCGTCACTGCTACTTCCAAATGCCCAGAATTCGGAAGGAAGAAAGGGCTTCTTCGTCCGTGCTTACCCAGTTCGTCCGCAAGGCTTCCGAGACATCACCGACGGGACATCGCACACAATCGCGGTATGGGAATCTGCCGGACGCAGTAAGGTGTATCTCTTTGGCAAGATCTGGACAGATTCATCGGGTGCGCCACTAAAGGTTTCTCCAGATAACTGTGCTTGGGCCTCAGGCAACGCGTTCTTCATGCAATCTTGGAGCCGCGACGGAACGACCAACGGTGGTTCGTACGTCGTCAACGCGACCAATAGGAACTCGCAGCCGTTCTCGTTTCATCCAGGCGGGCTGAACGTGTTAGCGGTTGATGGTTCGGTACACTTCGTTCCAGAAACGATCAACGCACTGACCTACCTCGCTTTGGTTACGCCGGCGATGGGTGAAGTCGTCAGTTCGGAAGGGGCGTTCTAG
- a CDS encoding DegT/DnrJ/EryC1/StrS family aminotransferase produces the protein MKLSKPRTKFYSCGIVYWQFLRDLLARSIHRGDDLTKFEAAAAEHFGSDHAVAVPMARVGIYLCLRYYLQAGQLVASSPYTLAEVINMIVCAGGTPRFVDIDRNNADLDPEKLSQCTDDNLGAILVTHLHGIPANIRPILEFAKSRGIPVIEDAAQSAGAMVDGRYVGTLGNAGVFSFGILKQLNSIYGGMVLTNDAALTAFLREELAKFAPVPVGTLAYKLAYLGRNHVLTSNPIFTLGTFPLLRHGALHGVGWINRLVTVETDLRLKHEIDDWYQHQLSASQARMLLRQLPDLEKHDQQRIRHGQAYLELLSDVPGLVLPKLPENCRATFAHFPVQVADPPNLLRWLNFYGQDVVIQHFANCAELDCFSKFRRDCPVAAEVANSMVLLPTYPDFGIHNVQRNSQIVRKYFGAGQPIFDGTNRLQLG, from the coding sequence ATGAAGTTATCGAAGCCTCGTACCAAGTTCTACTCCTGTGGCATTGTCTACTGGCAATTCTTGCGTGACCTGCTCGCGCGGTCGATCCATCGGGGTGACGATCTGACCAAGTTTGAGGCCGCCGCGGCGGAACATTTCGGTTCAGACCATGCGGTCGCTGTACCGATGGCCCGGGTCGGAATCTATTTATGCCTCCGCTATTACCTTCAAGCCGGGCAACTCGTTGCTAGCTCGCCCTATACCCTGGCCGAAGTGATCAACATGATCGTTTGCGCCGGAGGCACACCGCGTTTCGTCGACATCGATCGCAACAATGCCGATCTCGACCCGGAAAAGCTCTCCCAGTGCACCGACGACAACCTCGGCGCCATCCTGGTGACGCACCTACATGGTATTCCGGCGAACATCCGGCCAATTCTGGAATTCGCCAAGTCGCGTGGCATTCCGGTCATTGAAGACGCCGCCCAATCGGCCGGCGCCATGGTCGATGGCCGCTACGTGGGAACGCTCGGCAACGCCGGCGTCTTCAGCTTCGGAATCTTGAAGCAGCTCAATTCGATTTACGGAGGAATGGTTCTAACCAACGACGCTGCCCTGACCGCTTTCCTACGCGAAGAGCTGGCGAAATTCGCACCGGTGCCGGTCGGAACCTTGGCGTACAAGCTGGCCTACCTCGGCCGCAACCACGTCCTGACTTCCAATCCCATCTTTACGCTGGGAACATTCCCGTTGCTGCGGCACGGCGCCCTGCACGGTGTCGGCTGGATCAACCGATTAGTGACCGTCGAGACCGACCTGCGACTGAAGCATGAGATCGATGATTGGTACCAGCACCAGCTTTCAGCCAGCCAAGCCAGGATGCTACTTCGGCAGTTACCCGACCTGGAAAAACATGATCAGCAGCGGATCCGACACGGACAAGCCTACCTAGAACTGCTCTCAGATGTGCCCGGCTTGGTTCTGCCAAAGTTGCCTGAGAACTGCCGTGCTACATTCGCCCACTTTCCCGTTCAAGTTGCCGATCCCCCCAATCTGTTGCGTTGGCTCAATTTTTATGGACAGGACGTCGTTATTCAGCATTTCGCCAACTGCGCAGAACTCGATTGCTTCAGCAAGTTCCGACGCGATTGCCCCGTTGCAGCCGAGGTAGCGAATTCGATGGTGCTGTTGCCGACCTACCCCGACTTTGGAATACACAACGTGCAGCGAAACTCTCAAATCGTGCGTAAGTATTTCGGGGCCGGTCAGCCCATATTCGATGGCACGAATCGCCTTCAATTGGGTTGA
- a CDS encoding FAD-binding oxidoreductase: MDYVNDSHCQFNRTRVRSVIDVQNVEDIQAAIEICRREGWPLSMFGGRHCLGGQQFATDGLILNMRGLNRIVSLDEMTGIVHIQGGVLWTDIRKFLSSRSSAAKVEVHQKQTGADEMSVAGAIAVNAHGNPLCSGPISSDIEWLKILTASGEELLCSRESNADLFGMVVGGMGLFGVVTEIGLRLAPAQRFLRRSEVTHIESLVGNWDEVHADYSYGDMQLDVDPDSAHFMKRGILNLWSPCDDHVVHGDASPKIKADWSRLTALAHVDKAQCFREYARYAEAVNGSVSAGRDFHWDTYETGYHAQLEQHLKLPCGGDVLTEFFVPIEALELLLDFTGNQIRSLGVDPILTTLRSVRQCQVSYLRWARCDYVCMVMALHVDHCQKQLARLDTFCTAIARFCGRHGGTFYLPYRRFAHRADLLLAYPNIHQFVEEKNRRDPDGLFGSSWFGYLLRVLDEEPVMGMG; this comes from the coding sequence TTGGATTACGTCAACGATTCCCACTGCCAGTTCAACCGAACCCGAGTCCGTTCAGTGATCGATGTTCAAAACGTGGAAGACATCCAGGCGGCAATTGAGATCTGCCGGCGAGAAGGCTGGCCCCTAAGCATGTTTGGGGGTCGGCACTGCCTGGGCGGACAGCAGTTTGCCACCGATGGCCTGATTCTCAACATGCGCGGTCTCAATCGCATTGTCTCGCTCGATGAAATGACCGGAATTGTCCACATCCAAGGGGGCGTCCTGTGGACGGACATTCGAAAGTTTCTTAGCAGTCGATCCTCGGCGGCGAAGGTGGAAGTGCATCAGAAACAGACGGGGGCCGACGAGATGTCGGTGGCAGGCGCGATTGCGGTCAACGCTCATGGTAATCCACTTTGCAGCGGACCGATCTCGTCCGACATTGAGTGGTTAAAAATACTTACTGCCAGCGGCGAGGAACTTCTGTGCAGCCGAGAATCTAACGCGGACCTGTTCGGCATGGTCGTGGGTGGGATGGGCTTGTTCGGCGTGGTGACCGAAATCGGTTTGCGCCTCGCTCCAGCGCAGCGGTTTTTGCGTCGTAGCGAAGTCACTCACATCGAAAGCCTTGTCGGCAATTGGGACGAAGTGCATGCCGACTATTCGTATGGTGACATGCAGCTCGACGTGGATCCCGATTCAGCCCATTTCATGAAGCGCGGCATCTTGAATCTGTGGTCGCCCTGCGACGACCATGTAGTACACGGCGATGCCAGTCCGAAAATCAAGGCGGATTGGTCACGGCTCACCGCTCTGGCCCACGTCGACAAGGCCCAGTGCTTTCGCGAATATGCTCGATATGCCGAGGCGGTCAACGGAAGCGTATCCGCGGGGCGGGACTTCCACTGGGACACCTACGAGACGGGCTATCACGCTCAGTTGGAACAGCACCTGAAACTCCCCTGCGGCGGCGACGTGTTGACTGAATTCTTCGTACCGATCGAAGCGTTAGAGTTGTTGCTGGACTTCACTGGCAACCAGATCCGTTCTCTCGGCGTCGACCCGATCCTGACCACCTTACGAAGCGTCCGCCAGTGCCAAGTCAGCTACCTGCGTTGGGCTCGCTGCGACTACGTGTGCATGGTCATGGCCTTGCACGTCGATCATTGCCAAAAACAACTAGCCCGCCTCGACACCTTTTGCACCGCCATCGCGCGATTCTGCGGCCGGCACGGCGGAACGTTCTACCTACCCTATCGCCGCTTCGCCCACCGTGCCGATTTGCTGCTTGCTTATCCCAACATTCACCAATTCGTGGAAGAAAAGAACCGCCGCGACCCGGATGGCTTGTTTGGCAGCAGTTGGTTTGGCTACTTGCTACGAGTTTTGGATGAGGAACCAGTAATGGGAATGGGATAA
- a CDS encoding DUF1963 domain-containing protein — protein sequence MTLAPFVQARNGVHPVIDLEKLRAHYPDLSDDVWNIGSASDLLGWENMRRKFGIAAPDAVPCDVFVWGIGEPPDRRLTRVGGVPWLPKSTAWPTFGDIAATFLCQFDFRDSKDLRGQLAGEPLPGDLLLVFVANEYSALSGDEEELRFVWVSADENEIYTQDNVPERARSFEFVTAWGARFRSTDVPSQWEKAHEIPDNAGSGRLWCLPVLWATKIGGVPYDSQENHHKAPPNYLCQLVSIQASCTSWPWVDHEQSLASGFGDDGIHGDKHHLMIGDMGELTLFMNGDGTVSAGSACG from the coding sequence ATGACGCTGGCACCATTCGTACAGGCCAGAAACGGCGTTCATCCAGTAATTGACCTTGAGAAATTACGAGCTCACTACCCAGATCTGTCTGACGACGTTTGGAATATTGGCAGCGCCAGTGACTTGCTGGGGTGGGAGAACATGCGTAGGAAATTCGGCATCGCGGCTCCCGATGCTGTACCGTGTGACGTCTTTGTTTGGGGGATTGGTGAACCTCCCGACCGTCGCTTGACCCGCGTCGGAGGCGTGCCCTGGTTGCCCAAGAGCACTGCTTGGCCAACCTTCGGTGACATTGCGGCCACATTCTTGTGTCAGTTCGATTTTCGCGATAGCAAAGACTTGCGCGGACAACTTGCAGGCGAACCGTTGCCAGGCGACTTGCTGCTTGTGTTCGTGGCCAACGAATACTCTGCGTTGTCAGGCGACGAAGAAGAACTGCGATTTGTTTGGGTTTCCGCCGACGAGAACGAGATCTACACACAAGATAACGTGCCTGAGCGAGCGCGGTCCTTTGAATTTGTAACCGCGTGGGGCGCGCGTTTTCGTAGCACAGACGTACCTTCGCAATGGGAGAAAGCACACGAAATACCAGACAATGCTGGTTCTGGGAGGCTTTGGTGTCTTCCAGTGCTGTGGGCTACAAAGATTGGAGGCGTCCCTTACGATTCACAAGAAAACCACCACAAAGCGCCGCCTAATTACCTCTGCCAGTTGGTTTCGATACAAGCCAGCTGTACCAGTTGGCCATGGGTGGATCACGAGCAATCTCTAGCGTCTGGATTCGGAGACGATGGAATCCACGGTGACAAGCACCATCTTATGATCGGCGACATGGGAGAGCTTACACTGTTCATGAATGGTGACGGAACGGTCAGCGCAGGTAGTGCGTGTGGCTAA
- a CDS encoding TolC family protein: MRKFGTFVGVSLLALTGCRMGQTTGTFVASHSPVSSVSSDIPSNVSLATANATQLPEFSLEDDASVVTLAAAHLDPSPSDLVDVPAVPNAAVIQFDLMSAVSQGLAENPDLIALRQNENVGRGVLGVAQTYPFNPFVQVRATPYQDAPNAGVGTTYHYVLLMQRIELAHQQRYREQNAASSLNQIRWSIHAAELQNVGQSARLYLTALYQHDLLELARTAHEYNLLIKNTLEKQLDAGQASGADVEIARIDAQATAQQVRLADANFKTAVRDLKRQLGLSPETDFALTDSLSKLKWQMPHLISDGGVQPCQMEDPELISHWAASRPDVLAALADVDAARANLNLASAAKIPDMQVGPYYQRSRDQTTYVGLQAQMDIPVFNTGAPLERQRVAELHQRTTAWQQLFRRANLEAEAAWQRYRLAYDSLHASGLDDPGQTPAALQGLERQFQAGEVDITRVVQARNSILQNQRIRLDLYNELAQATADVIISIGLPIENVVR; encoded by the coding sequence ATGCGTAAGTTTGGCACGTTTGTTGGCGTTTCTCTCCTGGCACTTACCGGGTGTCGAATGGGCCAGACTACGGGCACATTCGTCGCCAGCCACTCGCCAGTTTCAAGCGTTTCCTCAGACATCCCATCCAACGTGAGCCTTGCAACCGCGAACGCTACTCAACTGCCTGAATTCTCGCTGGAAGATGATGCCTCGGTCGTGACTCTGGCCGCCGCTCATCTCGACCCTTCGCCTTCAGACCTGGTAGATGTGCCAGCCGTTCCCAACGCGGCCGTCATTCAGTTCGACTTAATGAGCGCCGTCTCGCAAGGGCTTGCCGAAAACCCCGATCTGATCGCGCTTCGTCAGAATGAAAACGTTGGGCGAGGCGTGCTTGGTGTGGCTCAGACTTATCCCTTCAACCCGTTCGTTCAGGTTCGTGCGACACCTTACCAGGATGCCCCCAATGCCGGCGTCGGCACCACGTATCATTATGTACTGTTGATGCAGCGTATCGAACTGGCACATCAGCAGCGTTACCGAGAGCAGAACGCCGCTTCAAGCTTGAATCAGATTCGATGGTCGATCCATGCGGCCGAACTTCAGAATGTGGGCCAGTCGGCTCGTCTTTACCTCACGGCACTTTATCAGCATGATCTACTCGAATTGGCTCGAACGGCACACGAGTACAACCTGCTGATCAAGAACACGCTGGAAAAGCAACTCGATGCTGGCCAGGCTTCGGGTGCGGATGTCGAGATCGCCCGGATCGATGCCCAAGCAACCGCTCAGCAGGTTCGCCTGGCCGATGCCAACTTCAAGACGGCAGTTCGTGACTTGAAACGGCAACTGGGCCTTTCGCCAGAAACAGACTTTGCCCTGACCGATAGCCTCTCGAAGTTGAAATGGCAAATGCCTCACCTGATTTCCGACGGAGGAGTTCAGCCATGCCAGATGGAGGATCCCGAATTGATTTCACATTGGGCTGCTTCCCGTCCTGATGTTCTGGCGGCACTGGCCGATGTCGATGCGGCTCGGGCGAATCTCAATCTCGCTTCGGCCGCCAAGATCCCCGATATGCAGGTTGGCCCCTACTATCAGCGAAGTCGCGATCAAACGACGTATGTGGGCCTGCAAGCTCAAATGGACATTCCGGTTTTCAATACGGGTGCTCCGCTGGAACGGCAACGTGTCGCAGAACTTCATCAACGCACGACTGCCTGGCAACAACTCTTCCGCCGCGCGAATCTCGAAGCGGAAGCGGCGTGGCAACGATATCGGCTGGCCTACGATAGCCTGCACGCTTCAGGACTCGACGATCCCGGCCAGACGCCAGCGGCACTGCAAGGGCTAGAACGACAGTTCCAAGCCGGAGAAGTCGACATCACCCGCGTCGTTCAGGCCCGAAACAGTATTTTGCAGAATCAACGAATCCGACTCGATCTCTACAACGAGCTAGCTCAGGCGACTGCGGACGTCATCATTTCGATCGGTTTGCCCATTGAGAACGTTGTTCGCTGA